A single Streptomyces mirabilis DNA region contains:
- a CDS encoding SpoIIE family protein phosphatase yields MTKTDRTPLAEPVGPREIPDAAIAMLDTEGTVVGWTHAAEQLVGYSAGEVVGRSAAHVLPPAEDAPSASAFAEQCRAQDGWSGTVMVRHRDGHAIKMTLRISLLWGQDAGTRWLVSVTDIGTLSSGAPNGAVRESLLARAPIGIAVYDPQLRCTWVSDVMERHVGVPRDRWFGRRLKDLFPGFEAEALESVMRQVLESGPTKVHEYRAWPPADRGRAHVFSASFFCLQDADGKALGVCSMSVDVTGNRRARERLAILSEASTRIGSTLDFMQTGQELADLAVPLLADIAVVDLMESVPFGLEPSARIGTTSRRPVLRRAGVASIDLGVLELPAVREEVIHVPATSSFGAALRTGRSQLEPVLDTYAGPWVDHDPTRAQKIRDSGIHSLMVVPIRARRCVLGLAVFGRSEEPTPFQEDDLLLAEELVTRAALSLDNALQYARQRTAALTLQRDLLPHHVGGGAALDVASRYVPADMDHGVGGDWFDVIKLSGARVALVVGDVVGHGINAAATMGRLRTAVRTLADMELPPHELLTHLDDTVRRLSEEDADAPDQAPAAVGATCLYAVYDPVTRRCTMARAGHPPPAIIDPQGHITFPDMPAGAPLGLGLGLVPFESVELEVPEGTLLALYTDGLVESRDDDIDVGLDRLGAALAESGSSLEDLCSHVIETLPTQSPADDVTLLLARTHGLEPAQVASWDLPNDPAAVRIARQAAARQLGEWGLEHLVPTEQLIVSELVTNAIRYGGGPIRLRLIQHQVLTCEVSDSNTSHPRPRHPHTIDENGRGLFLVAQLSRRWGSRSATDGKVVWAEQDLPSKAVAM; encoded by the coding sequence ATGACGAAGACCGACCGCACGCCGCTCGCCGAGCCGGTGGGCCCCCGAGAAATCCCCGATGCGGCAATAGCGATGCTCGATACGGAGGGGACCGTGGTGGGGTGGACGCACGCCGCCGAGCAGCTTGTCGGATACTCGGCCGGGGAAGTGGTGGGCCGGTCCGCCGCACACGTGCTGCCGCCCGCTGAGGACGCCCCGAGCGCTTCGGCGTTCGCCGAGCAGTGCCGTGCCCAGGATGGCTGGTCCGGCACCGTGATGGTCCGCCACCGCGACGGCCACGCCATCAAGATGACGCTGCGGATCTCGCTGCTGTGGGGGCAGGACGCCGGCACCCGGTGGCTGGTGTCCGTGACCGACATCGGCACCCTGTCCTCGGGGGCGCCCAACGGAGCTGTGCGGGAGTCGCTCCTGGCCCGCGCACCGATCGGCATCGCCGTCTATGACCCGCAGCTGCGCTGTACCTGGGTGAGCGACGTCATGGAGCGCCACGTTGGCGTACCTCGTGACCGATGGTTCGGACGCCGCCTGAAAGATCTGTTCCCTGGCTTCGAGGCGGAAGCGCTCGAGTCAGTGATGCGGCAGGTGCTGGAGAGCGGCCCCACCAAGGTCCACGAGTACCGGGCGTGGCCGCCGGCGGACCGGGGCAGGGCGCACGTGTTCTCGGCCTCGTTCTTCTGCCTCCAGGACGCGGACGGCAAGGCACTGGGCGTGTGCTCCATGAGCGTGGACGTCACCGGCAACCGGCGGGCCCGGGAGCGCCTGGCCATCCTCAGCGAAGCCAGCACGCGCATCGGCAGCACCCTCGATTTCATGCAGACCGGTCAGGAACTGGCCGACCTTGCCGTGCCCCTGCTGGCCGACATCGCCGTCGTCGACCTGATGGAGTCGGTTCCGTTCGGACTTGAGCCCTCCGCACGGATCGGCACGACGAGCCGCCGCCCTGTGTTGCGCCGTGCCGGCGTGGCCTCCATCGATCTGGGTGTCCTGGAGTTGCCGGCGGTGCGCGAAGAGGTGATCCACGTCCCCGCGACCTCGTCATTCGGCGCCGCCCTGCGCACGGGCAGGTCTCAGCTGGAACCGGTGCTGGACACCTATGCCGGCCCATGGGTCGACCATGATCCGACGCGGGCGCAGAAGATCCGTGACAGCGGGATCCACTCTTTGATGGTCGTACCGATCCGTGCGCGGCGCTGTGTACTGGGACTGGCGGTGTTCGGTCGCTCCGAGGAGCCGACGCCGTTCCAGGAGGACGACCTCCTCCTCGCCGAAGAGCTCGTCACCCGGGCCGCGCTCAGCCTGGACAACGCTCTCCAGTACGCCCGCCAACGCACCGCGGCCCTGACGCTCCAACGCGACCTGCTCCCCCACCATGTGGGAGGCGGCGCCGCCCTTGATGTGGCCTCGCGCTATGTGCCGGCCGACATGGACCATGGCGTGGGAGGCGACTGGTTCGACGTGATCAAGCTGTCTGGCGCCCGGGTGGCCCTCGTCGTCGGAGATGTGGTCGGACACGGCATCAACGCCGCGGCGACGATGGGCCGATTGCGCACCGCCGTCCGCACGCTCGCGGACATGGAATTGCCTCCCCATGAACTGCTGACGCACCTCGATGACACGGTCAGGCGGCTGAGCGAGGAAGATGCCGACGCTCCGGACCAGGCCCCCGCGGCGGTGGGCGCCACCTGTCTGTATGCCGTCTACGACCCGGTCACCCGGCGGTGCACGATGGCGCGGGCCGGGCATCCCCCGCCCGCGATCATCGACCCGCAGGGCCACATCACTTTCCCCGACATGCCCGCCGGGGCCCCGCTCGGCCTCGGCCTCGGTCTGGTCCCCTTCGAGTCCGTGGAACTGGAAGTGCCCGAGGGAACTCTGCTCGCGCTCTACACCGACGGCCTGGTCGAGTCCCGCGACGACGACATCGACGTGGGCCTGGATCGCCTGGGCGCCGCCCTGGCAGAGTCGGGTTCGTCCCTGGAAGACCTGTGCTCTCACGTGATCGAGACCTTGCCCACTCAGTCCCCGGCCGACGATGTCACCTTGCTCCTTGCGCGGACTCACGGACTCGAACCGGCCCAGGTCGCCTCCTGGGACCTGCCGAACGATCCGGCCGCTGTCCGCATCGCCCGGCAGGCAGCCGCCCGTCAGCTCGGCGAATGGGGGCTTGAGCATCTGGTGCCCACCGAGCAGCTGATCGTCAGTGAACTGGTCACCAACGCCATCCGCTACGGCGGCGGGCCGATACGCCTACGGCTCATCCAGCACCAGGTCTTGACGTGCGAAGTCTCCGACAGCAACACCAGCCACCCACGCCCCCGTCATCCCCACACCATCGACGAGAACGGCCGCGGTCTCTTCCTCGTCGCTCAGTTGTCCCGCAGGTGGGGCTCACGCTCCGCAACGGACGGCAAGGTCGTCTGGGCCGAACAAGACCTGCCCTCCAAAGCCGTTGCGATGTGA
- a CDS encoding FHA domain-containing protein, with the protein MPSVILGQTGPFTGQSVVLSAAPLTFGRKSDNDVVIVSVNASRLHAEIIEEDAGFVVYDRNSRNGTFVNDQRITRHVLRSGDRIRIGEETFLFESQDAMETVMDLSHLDAPRVSASADPGILRVTITGGGPVGLAFALTLENMLRGRVSITVYEGRWIKNGSTVVWKDETQGNVRRQQVVTIQSRQYLALPEEIRSALFEDADDYSEMWPVGPDSVDGLPPRNIRIAYVEDRLLELANKNAAIRLVTERFDSSEHQSRLSQEHVLAICEGGRSRTREHYADRFGAADASIYSLDGDHLQDVVLGLRVKSPLSDQMSVLLTVSQNRFLLNSLRGEGFLNMRLTREEARNVIGIDPVRQVFEECIAARPCVMSREEDHEFRCPTHGTLFLPALLRSSPLWKRIREGLKLFGVPENDLTAITSFRLDMVQRPRFTAQLSRPTSTGPGMYGFLLGDAANAIHFWPGRGLNSGLASATSLARSLSRTWQGKPLRDADFIRHEAAMSMLQYRHKSRAWNAMVTTDEQGVTRAIKDIIARSMEPEPGDGSEPEHASLDALLERMSAIRERLASRLPGMPTDEELRDHLLTLDPATLRTLQESGAWDTLIVGGEEADIDLFYQSDSPVYVPRPTDPRIGPPALVPQDSVPSNPV; encoded by the coding sequence GTGCCATCGGTCATCTTGGGGCAAACGGGCCCCTTCACTGGTCAAAGCGTGGTCCTGAGCGCTGCTCCACTGACCTTCGGTCGCAAGAGTGACAACGACGTCGTGATCGTCAGCGTCAACGCCTCCCGTCTGCACGCCGAAATCATCGAGGAGGATGCCGGCTTCGTGGTCTACGACCGCAACAGCCGCAACGGCACCTTCGTCAACGACCAGCGCATCACACGGCACGTACTGCGCTCCGGCGACCGCATCCGAATCGGTGAGGAGACCTTCCTCTTCGAGTCGCAGGACGCCATGGAGACGGTGATGGATCTCTCCCACCTGGACGCACCCCGGGTGAGCGCCTCCGCGGACCCCGGCATCCTCAGGGTCACCATCACCGGCGGTGGCCCGGTGGGCCTCGCCTTCGCGCTGACGCTGGAGAACATGCTGCGCGGGCGGGTCTCGATCACGGTCTACGAAGGGCGGTGGATCAAGAACGGCTCCACCGTCGTCTGGAAGGACGAGACCCAGGGGAACGTCCGTCGCCAGCAGGTCGTGACCATCCAGAGTCGGCAGTACCTCGCTCTGCCTGAGGAGATACGGTCGGCGCTGTTCGAGGACGCGGACGACTATTCGGAGATGTGGCCCGTCGGACCGGACTCCGTGGACGGTCTGCCTCCCCGCAACATCCGGATCGCCTACGTCGAGGACCGCCTGCTGGAACTGGCGAACAAGAACGCCGCGATCCGGCTGGTGACGGAGCGGTTCGACTCGTCGGAGCATCAGAGTCGGCTCTCGCAGGAACACGTCCTGGCGATCTGTGAAGGCGGACGATCCCGCACGAGGGAGCACTACGCCGACCGCTTCGGCGCGGCCGACGCCTCGATCTACTCCCTCGACGGCGACCATCTGCAGGACGTGGTGCTGGGACTCCGGGTGAAGTCCCCGCTGTCAGACCAGATGAGCGTCCTGCTGACCGTGTCTCAGAACAGGTTTCTTCTCAACTCGCTGCGCGGCGAAGGCTTCTTGAACATGCGGCTCACCCGCGAGGAGGCCCGAAACGTGATCGGCATCGACCCGGTCCGTCAGGTCTTCGAGGAGTGCATCGCCGCTCGCCCCTGCGTCATGAGCCGCGAAGAGGACCACGAGTTCCGCTGTCCCACGCACGGAACCCTCTTCCTGCCCGCCCTGCTGCGCAGTTCGCCCTTGTGGAAGCGGATCCGGGAAGGACTGAAGCTGTTCGGCGTGCCCGAGAACGACCTCACCGCGATCACGTCGTTCCGACTGGACATGGTGCAGCGCCCGCGGTTCACGGCGCAGCTGAGCCGCCCGACCTCGACGGGCCCCGGCATGTACGGCTTCCTGCTGGGCGACGCGGCCAACGCCATCCACTTCTGGCCGGGTCGCGGTCTCAACAGCGGTCTCGCCTCGGCCACTTCGCTCGCCCGCTCCCTCAGTCGCACCTGGCAGGGCAAGCCGCTGCGCGACGCCGACTTCATCCGGCACGAGGCGGCCATGTCCATGCTTCAGTACCGGCACAAGAGCCGGGCCTGGAACGCCATGGTCACCACCGACGAACAGGGCGTCACCCGCGCCATCAAGGACATCATCGCCCGCAGCATGGAACCGGAGCCCGGCGACGGCTCCGAGCCCGAACACGCGTCCCTCGACGCGCTGCTGGAGCGCATGAGCGCGATACGCGAGCGCCTCGCATCCCGTCTCCCCGGTATGCCCACTGACGAGGAACTGCGCGACCACCTCCTGACGCTGGACCCGGCCACGCTCCGCACGCTCCAGGAAAGCGGTGCGTGGGACACCCTGATCGTCGGCGGGGAGGAAGCCGACATCGACCTCTTCTACCAATCGGACTCCCCCGTCTACGTCCCTCGCCCCACCGATCCCCGCATCGGCCCACCGGCCCTCGTGCCGCAGGATTCCGTGCCCTCCAACCCGGTCTGA
- a CDS encoding serine/threonine-protein kinase, whose product MANEDAVSEESGSERVIAGRYSLLSPLGAGGMGTVWRAYDKVLQREVAIKEVRAPAGLAAPDIERMYTRLEREAWAAARVAHRNVVTVYDVAMEEGRPWIVMELVRGQSLADLLKAEGRLSPQRAASIGLEVLAALNAAHETGVLHRDVKPANVLMAKDGRVVLTDFGIAMIEGDSALTMTGEVVGSPEFLAPERALGRRSGPASDLWSLGVLLYAAVEARSPFRQNTPLSTLRAIVDAELPQVRRAGALTPVIEGLLRKDPDERLTAEQAEQDLRLICQGGVPDAGIVQPPSDSPTVSAQPTTRTSPADPGEQPTVTHSLAQPTVADPLAQPTVADSLAQATVADPSAQPTATHSLAQAADADPGAQPAVADPAVPVPRAAGTPPSSLPPVDARRSRRSIALVAAGVSLCVLALAGVGYALMNDGNGSGDRQSAGKATAGAGSASKNAENATASSTQGDDQGASATLGVRVTVTGSHTTYSGQCPPPSEQAPTFTATFSVDRLPAQFSYRWVSKDGSVTDPHWRTLVFSDDGGLSKQDTVSLSTWAEAGKLESEIGVELKAPLHGKSNMVPLSLTCEAGSG is encoded by the coding sequence ATGGCCAATGAGGACGCCGTGTCCGAAGAGTCGGGCAGCGAGCGTGTGATTGCCGGCCGCTACAGTCTGCTCTCGCCCCTCGGCGCGGGCGGCATGGGCACCGTGTGGCGCGCCTACGACAAGGTGTTGCAGCGCGAGGTTGCCATCAAGGAGGTCCGGGCGCCTGCCGGACTGGCGGCGCCCGACATCGAGCGGATGTACACGCGGCTGGAGCGTGAGGCGTGGGCCGCGGCCCGGGTGGCGCACCGGAACGTGGTGACCGTCTACGACGTGGCCATGGAGGAGGGCCGCCCGTGGATCGTCATGGAGTTGGTCCGCGGTCAGTCGCTGGCCGACCTGCTCAAGGCCGAGGGCCGGCTCTCCCCGCAGCGTGCCGCGTCCATCGGCCTCGAGGTGCTCGCCGCGCTCAACGCCGCCCATGAGACCGGTGTGCTGCACCGCGACGTGAAACCGGCCAACGTGCTGATGGCCAAGGACGGCCGGGTGGTGCTCACCGATTTCGGCATCGCCATGATCGAGGGCGATTCCGCGCTCACCATGACCGGTGAAGTCGTCGGATCGCCCGAATTCCTGGCTCCGGAGCGGGCGCTGGGCCGGCGGTCCGGGCCCGCGTCGGACCTGTGGTCGCTCGGCGTGCTGCTGTACGCGGCCGTCGAGGCACGCTCCCCCTTCCGCCAGAACACCCCGCTCAGCACCCTGCGGGCCATCGTGGACGCGGAGTTGCCGCAAGTCCGCCGGGCCGGCGCCCTCACTCCGGTCATCGAGGGGCTGCTGCGCAAGGATCCGGACGAACGTCTCACTGCCGAGCAGGCGGAACAGGACCTGCGGCTCATCTGCCAGGGCGGCGTCCCCGACGCGGGAATCGTGCAGCCGCCTTCTGACTCCCCGACCGTTTCGGCGCAGCCCACGACACGCACGTCTCCCGCGGATCCTGGGGAACAGCCCACGGTCACACATTCCCTGGCGCAGCCCACGGTCGCTGATCCCTTGGCGCAGCCCACGGTCGCTGATTCCCTGGCGCAGGCGACGGTCGCGGATCCTTCGGCGCAGCCCACGGCCACGCATTCCCTGGCGCAGGCGGCGGACGCGGATCCTGGGGCGCAGCCCGCGGTCGCGGATCCCGCGGTGCCGGTTCCGCGCGCCGCGGGAACACCCCCCTCCTCCCTCCCCCCGGTTGACGCGCGGCGCAGTCGGCGCAGCATCGCGCTCGTCGCCGCGGGCGTGTCCCTGTGCGTGCTGGCGCTGGCCGGGGTGGGCTATGCGCTCATGAACGACGGAAACGGAAGCGGAGATCGGCAGAGCGCCGGCAAGGCCACCGCAGGGGCGGGTTCGGCCTCGAAAAACGCCGAGAACGCCACGGCCTCGAGCACACAGGGCGACGACCAAGGCGCCTCCGCCACCCTGGGGGTGCGGGTGACGGTGACGGGTTCGCACACGACGTACTCGGGACAGTGCCCGCCGCCGAGCGAGCAGGCGCCCACCTTTACGGCGACGTTCTCGGTGGACCGGCTGCCGGCCCAGTTCTCCTACCGGTGGGTGTCCAAGGACGGCTCGGTGACCGATCCGCACTGGAGGACGCTGGTGTTCTCGGATGACGGAGGACTCAGCAAGCAGGACACGGTGAGCCTGAGCACGTGGGCGGAAGCCGGAAAGCTCGAGAGCGAAATCGGCGTGGAGCTCAAGGCACCCTTGCACGGCAAGTCCAACATGGTGCCTCTGTCGCTGACTTGCGAGGCCGGTTCGGGCTGA
- a CDS encoding recombinase family protein: MTALMPWERSGSKVSDRQLTRLAVVYVRQSSMQQVADHQESTRLQYALVDRAASLGWPASRVVVIDEDLGRSGASTVGRSGFQRLVTEIGLDHVGLVLGIEMSRLARSGKDWYQLIELCALSGALLADTDGVYDPAEHNDRLLLGLKGTMAEAELHLIKQRMQAGRVNKARRGELAVPLPIGYVRRPSGEAVLDPDEQAQTVVRLVFSKFAELGTLHAVLRWLVEHGIELPVRLRRGPDKGELEWRRPNRMTLQCMLHSPVYAGIYAYGRRRVEHRRQQPGRPSTGRVVRGEDEWLVFIPDALPAYLTIEQYRANLARLAANAARAETPGTVRGGPALLAGLVKCGRCGKRMTVRYHQHAGSTRPDYVCARQMTDYGSGERCQALNGACVDAFVTAHVLAALAPAALEVSLHAAEQVLAERAELEKIWSQRLEHAAISADRARRCYRLAEPENRLVVRQLEKDWEQALAAQQTLQEEYDRFTLTRPCTLTAAEQQAITALADDIEGLWSAPTTTATDRKEIIRALVEQVTVTVLGTSERVTVTITWAGGRTTTGETARPVALLQQLSYFPQIKERVLELAGQDHRAEAIARRLHAEGFRPARGRGDRISASAVKEILRELGCLPPARTRPAPPPGEAPGHDEWWLEDLAAELDMPAVTLYSWIYRGWVNARKESRRPYRWILHAGPTELAELRERRTRPPGWYTRLRWTDTDPRIPAQDEDQTASSHL, translated from the coding sequence ATGACGGCGCTGATGCCGTGGGAGCGGTCTGGGAGCAAGGTGAGCGACCGGCAGCTGACCAGGCTCGCGGTCGTGTATGTGCGGCAGTCGAGCATGCAACAGGTGGCGGATCACCAGGAGTCGACCCGGTTGCAGTACGCGCTGGTGGACAGGGCGGCCTCGCTGGGCTGGCCCGCCTCGCGGGTGGTGGTGATCGATGAGGACCTGGGCCGTTCCGGGGCGAGTACGGTCGGACGCTCGGGGTTCCAGCGCCTGGTCACCGAGATCGGGCTGGACCATGTCGGCCTGGTACTGGGCATCGAGATGTCCCGCCTGGCACGATCGGGGAAGGACTGGTACCAGCTCATCGAGTTGTGCGCCCTGTCCGGTGCGCTGCTGGCGGACACCGACGGGGTCTATGACCCGGCGGAGCACAATGACCGGTTGCTGCTGGGGCTGAAGGGGACGATGGCCGAGGCCGAACTCCATCTGATCAAGCAGCGCATGCAGGCCGGGCGGGTGAACAAGGCCCGCCGCGGAGAACTGGCCGTGCCGCTGCCGATCGGCTATGTGCGCCGGCCGTCCGGCGAGGCGGTCCTCGACCCGGATGAGCAGGCACAGACCGTGGTGCGGCTGGTGTTCAGCAAGTTCGCCGAGCTCGGCACCCTGCACGCGGTGCTGCGCTGGCTGGTCGAGCACGGGATCGAACTGCCCGTCCGGTTGCGCAGGGGCCCCGACAAGGGCGAGCTGGAGTGGCGGCGGCCGAACCGGATGACGCTCCAGTGCATGCTGCACAGTCCGGTCTATGCCGGGATCTACGCCTACGGACGCCGCAGGGTCGAGCACCGCCGACAGCAACCGGGACGCCCCTCCACCGGCAGGGTGGTGCGCGGTGAGGACGAGTGGCTGGTGTTCATCCCCGACGCACTGCCCGCCTACCTCACCATCGAGCAGTACCGGGCCAACCTGGCCCGGCTCGCGGCCAACGCCGCCCGGGCCGAGACCCCCGGCACGGTCCGCGGCGGCCCCGCGCTGCTGGCCGGGCTGGTCAAGTGCGGCCGCTGCGGCAAGCGCATGACCGTGCGCTACCACCAGCACGCGGGCAGCACCCGCCCCGACTACGTGTGCGCCCGGCAGATGACCGACTACGGATCCGGGGAGCGCTGCCAGGCACTGAACGGGGCCTGCGTGGATGCCTTCGTCACCGCCCATGTCCTGGCCGCGCTGGCCCCGGCCGCGCTGGAGGTCTCCTTACACGCGGCTGAGCAGGTCCTGGCCGAGCGGGCCGAGCTGGAGAAAATCTGGTCCCAGCGGCTGGAACACGCCGCGATCAGCGCCGACCGGGCCCGACGCTGTTACCGCCTCGCCGAGCCCGAGAACCGCCTGGTCGTACGGCAGTTGGAAAAGGACTGGGAGCAGGCCCTTGCCGCCCAGCAGACCCTGCAGGAGGAATACGACCGCTTCACACTGACCCGTCCATGCACCCTCACCGCCGCCGAGCAGCAGGCCATCACCGCGCTGGCCGACGACATCGAGGGCCTGTGGAGTGCGCCGACGACCACCGCCACCGACCGCAAAGAGATCATCCGCGCGCTCGTGGAGCAGGTCACCGTCACCGTGCTGGGCACGAGCGAACGGGTCACCGTCACCATCACCTGGGCCGGCGGGAGGACAACCACGGGCGAGACCGCCCGCCCCGTCGCCCTCCTGCAACAACTCAGCTACTTCCCGCAGATCAAGGAGCGTGTCCTCGAGCTGGCCGGGCAGGACCACCGCGCCGAGGCGATCGCCCGGCGCCTGCACGCGGAGGGCTTCCGCCCGGCCCGCGGACGCGGAGACCGGATCAGCGCCAGCGCGGTCAAGGAGATCCTGCGCGAACTCGGCTGCCTGCCACCCGCCCGCACCCGGCCGGCCCCGCCACCCGGCGAAGCACCCGGCCACGATGAGTGGTGGCTGGAAGACCTCGCCGCCGAACTCGACATGCCCGCAGTCACCCTCTACTCGTGGATCTACCGCGGCTGGGTGAACGCCCGCAAGGAGTCCCGGCGCCCCTACCGGTGGATCCTCCACGCTGGACCCACCGAACTCGCCGAACTCCGCGAGCGACGCACCCGCCCGCCCGGCTGGTACACCCGACTCCGCTGGACCGACACCGACCCACGAATCCCGGCCCAAGACGAAGATCAAACAGCCAGTTCCCATTTATGA
- a CDS encoding IucA/IucC family protein encodes MDRVDSMPPRDDIEEAADAYAAAPLLNCLLREVGVPAADPGRVAGGSGVFRLRSSGRLLRVRVTRRPVAPEVYADGAWHRLTHAELVKLTTEELRGSTGLSNHELPAEMIDSRDAVAALLAARLHATPPADPYIRSEQSLITGHPYHPAPKARGGGPVTGWLPYAPEAYARFPLELLGVREDAVVEEGDTSALDDFGPAPEGYRLLPAHPWQLDMVGARPEIREAFADGRLIRLGRTARPLWPTAAIRTLYAPEDDVFVKFSLDVRITNDIRRLWRHDLLKLRRTDEATAAAFATTGAGAAWLSDRGYRTADFAFEELAVLVRDGLREHVVPGATPLLAAALVERFEGGPLDGLTDPSAWWTAYLRQVVPPALAAFALHGVVIEAHLQNTVVAVDADGIPVQALFRDAEGVKLLTDVDRAAGWERLVYCLIVNNVSELAALLAEDHPGWDPWPAVRTELARHGLPGIAHEIAELLAAPTLPGKTNLLLRWTGADGADARYLPLPNPLARA; translated from the coding sequence ATGGATCGCGTGGATTCCATGCCCCCCAGGGACGACATAGAAGAGGCCGCCGACGCGTACGCCGCCGCGCCGCTGCTCAATTGTCTGCTGCGGGAGGTGGGGGTGCCCGCAGCGGACCCCGGCCGGGTCGCCGGGGGCTCCGGTGTGTTCCGGCTCCGCTCCAGTGGGCGGCTGCTGCGGGTGCGGGTGACGCGCAGGCCCGTGGCGCCCGAGGTGTACGCCGACGGGGCATGGCACCGGCTCACCCACGCCGAACTGGTCAAACTCACCACCGAGGAACTGCGCGGATCCACCGGTCTGTCCAACCACGAGCTGCCCGCCGAGATGATCGACAGCCGGGACGCGGTGGCCGCGCTGCTCGCCGCCCGCCTGCACGCGACGCCGCCCGCGGACCCGTACATCCGCTCCGAGCAGTCCCTGATCACCGGGCACCCGTACCACCCCGCGCCCAAGGCCCGAGGCGGTGGCCCCGTCACCGGCTGGCTGCCCTACGCGCCCGAGGCGTACGCCCGCTTCCCGCTGGAGCTGCTCGGCGTGCGGGAGGACGCGGTCGTCGAGGAGGGCGACACCTCGGCGCTCGACGACTTCGGGCCGGCTCCGGAGGGTTACCGGCTGCTTCCGGCCCACCCCTGGCAGCTCGACATGGTCGGCGCTCGCCCGGAGATCCGGGAGGCCTTCGCGGACGGCCGGCTGATCCGCCTGGGCCGCACCGCGCGCCCGCTGTGGCCGACGGCAGCCATCCGCACGCTCTACGCCCCCGAGGACGACGTCTTCGTCAAGTTCAGCCTCGACGTGCGCATCACCAACGACATCCGCCGGTTGTGGCGCCACGACCTGCTGAAACTGCGCCGCACCGACGAGGCGACAGCCGCCGCGTTCGCGACCACCGGTGCGGGCGCCGCCTGGCTGAGCGACCGCGGCTACCGCACCGCCGACTTCGCCTTCGAAGAACTCGCGGTCCTCGTCCGCGACGGGCTGCGCGAGCACGTCGTCCCCGGCGCGACCCCGCTCCTCGCCGCCGCCCTCGTCGAGCGCTTCGAGGGCGGTCCCCTCGACGGTCTCACCGACCCGTCCGCCTGGTGGACGGCGTATCTGCGCCAGGTCGTACCGCCGGCCCTTGCGGCCTTCGCGCTGCACGGCGTCGTCATCGAGGCGCACCTCCAGAACACGGTGGTGGCCGTGGACGCCGACGGCATCCCCGTGCAGGCGCTGTTCCGGGACGCGGAGGGCGTGAAGCTGCTCACGGACGTGGACCGGGCCGCCGGATGGGAGCGGCTGGTCTACTGCCTGATCGTCAACAACGTGTCGGAACTCGCCGCCCTGCTCGCGGAGGACCACCCGGGCTGGGACCCGTGGCCCGCCGTACGGACCGAGTTGGCCCGGCACGGCCTGCCCGGGATCGCGCACGAGATCGCCGAGCTGCTCGCCGCCCCCACGCTCCCCGGCAAGACGAATCTGCTGCTCCGCTGGACGGGCGCGGACGGCGCGGACGCCCGCTACCTCCCGCTGCCGAATCCGCTGGCGCGCGCCTAG